In Streptomyces sp. NBC_00341, the DNA window ACGCCTGCCACTCCGGCCGCTTCCTGGACCACGACGGGGACGGCAGGCAGTATCTGCGGGGCTTCACGGAGGTCTTCCTCGGCAACGGGGCGGGCGGCTGCATCGTCACCGCGGGGAAGGTCGGTGACGCGGAGGCCCGCGAGCTGATCCGCGGGCTCGTCGAGACGGTGACCGCGGACCCGGCCCGGCCGGTGGCGCGGGCGCTGCGGGCCTTCCGGACCGGAGCGCACGAGAGGTTTCTCGCGGAGGGCGGGGTTCCGTTGATGGTCAGGGACGACGGCACGTTCGACGAGCGGGGACAGCGCAACGCCCTGCGGCTGCTGTACAGCCTGATGTTCCAGTACTACGGGCACCCGCTCAGCACCCTGCACCTCACCGGCCGGTCCCCGGACGGCGGCCCGCGCGGGGGAGGGGCCCGCGGTGAACGGTGACGAGCGGCCGCTGCTGATCGAGCCCGTCGTGGGCTGGCTGAGCGAGGTCGGACCCGGGGTGGTCCAGTGCGTCGGCGTCGACCTGCGCGGCCCGCTGAACGCCCGCGACGAGGAGGACAGCGAGGCGTGGCCGTACGAGGAGGAGGAGCTGGCCTTCAGCGTCTCCCTGGACGGTGCCCCGCACTTCGTCTGCGAGGTGCTCGACGACCCGGGACTCGTACTGCACCGCTTCGGCGGTACGTACGGGCCTGCCAGGTTCCTCGTCACCGCGGGCCCCGCGACCGGGCCCGGCGTACTGCGCCTGACCATCTCCAACCAGTGGGGCGCCCCGGTCCGCAGGGCCGAACTGCCCTGCCGCATCCAGGAGTCCGCAGAACCGGTCGGGACGTGGGCCGGGAAGTACGCGGGGCGGCCGCCGGACTCCGAGGACGTCGACGAGACCGTGGGCGCCGAACCGCCCGAGCGGAACAGCGGACCGGTGACGGCCCGGCGGCCCCGGCCGGACACCTCCGCCCCGGCCCCGGACACCTCCGCCCCGGCCCCGGACACCTCCGCCCCGCCCGCTCCGTCGTCCCCCTCCCCCTCCGGAGCAGACGGCGCCATCACCCTCAGCTACGCCGACTCCGACCGGGCCTGGGCGGCATGGACCGCGGACCGGCTGGAACGCCGCGGGGTGACGGTCCATCGGAAGCGCCGGGACCCCCGGACGGGCGATTCGCCGGCGGACACCCTGCGGGCGCTGGCCCGTACCGGCGGCCGGATCCTGCTCCTGCTCAGCTCCCGCTACGTCCGGCTCGCCGGCCACGGCCGCGAGGAGTGGGACCGGGCCCTGCGCGAGGTCGTCGGCCCGGAACGCGAGCGGTTCGCGGCGATCTGGTTCACCCACACCGCCCCGCTGCGCGGCGCGGTCTCCCTGCTGGACCCGCTGGAGCTGTACGGCGTCGGCGCGGACGACGCCGAGCGCCGGCTGCTCGTACGCCTCGGGCTGCCCACCGGTCCGCTGCCCGAGGACGTCGCCGCCAGGCCCGGCCCCCACCACCCGGCCCACACGCCCGAGGTGTGGGGCGGGGTGCCGCGCCGCAACACCCGCTTCACCGGCCGCGAGGAACTGCTCGCCGGGATCGGCGAGGCCTTCCACTCGGGAGCGCCCGACGGGGCCACCGTCACCCTGTCCGGGATGCCGGGGGTGGGCAAGACGCAGCTGGCCGCCGAATACGTCCACCGGTTCGGCTTCGAGTACGACGTGGTGTGGTGGGTGCCCGCCGACCGGCGCGCCGCGACCCGCCAGAAGCTCGCCGAACTCGCGCCCGAACTGGGCCTGTCCACCGGCCCGGAGTACGGGGAGCGGCTGCGCGCCGTGCACGAGTCGCTGCGGCGCGGCGAACCGCACGAGCGGTGGCTGGTCGTGCTGGACGGGGCCGACGAACCGGACCAGATCCGGGACCTGGTACCGGCCGGCACCGGACACGTACTGATCACCTCCCGCTCCACCGGGGAGGAGGAGGGGCGGCGGGACACACCGGTCGAGGTGCCCGCCTACCGGCGCGAGGAGTCGGTCGACTTCATCCGGCGCCGCGCCCCCCGGCTGACCCGCGCGGAGGCGGACCGGCTGGCCGAGGCGCTGGAGGACCTCCCGCTGCTGCTCGACCAGACCGCCGGCTGGCTCACCGACTCCGGCCTGCCGGTCGAGGAGTACCTCGGACTCCTGGAGCACCCGCGGCGCCACGACGTCGTCAAGGTCTCTGCCGACTACCCGCTCGCCTTCCACACGGGCTGGTCGGTCCAGCTGACGCAGCTCCGCGAGAGCGCCCCGGAATCCTACGAACTGCTGCGACTCTGCGCCTTCTTCGCGCCGGGCTCCATCCCGGTACGGCTGCTGGACGGCGCCGCCCTCCCCGGCCCGCTGGCGGACGACGCCCGGCGTGCGCGCGCGGTGCGTCATCTGGTCGACCGCTCCGCCGTACGCCTGGAGGCCGACCCGGACCCGCTCGCCGCCGTGGACGGCGAGGCGCTCCAGATCCACCGCATGGTCCACCAGTTCGTCCGGGACGGCATCGCCGGGAGCGACCGCCCGGTCTACCGCGAAGCGGCCCGGCGGGCACTCGCCGCCGCCGACCCCGGCGACCCCGCCGACATCCGCCACTGGCCGGCCTACGCCGCGCTCACCCCGCACCTCAAATGGGCCGAGGTCCTGGAGAGCGAGGAACCACCGGTACAGCGGCTGGTCCTCAACTGCCTCCGTTACATGTACCTTTCGGGCGAGTACGGCAGCGGCGTCCGGTTCGCCGCCCCCGCGATGGAGTCCTGGCAGGCGCTGCTCGGCCCGGCCCATCCCCGTATCCGGGACCTGAGCCACCACTACGCCAACCTGCTGCGCGCCCTGGGCGACTACACCCGCAGCGAGGCCGTGGAGCGCACCACCGCCGAGTTCCTGGCGGCCGAGCGCGGTGAACTGGACCCGGACCACCTGCGCGCCGCCGGCGGGCTCGCCGCGGATCTGCGGGGCCTGGGCCGCTACCGGGAGGCGCTGGACCTGTCCCTCTCGATCCGGGACCGCTACCGGCGGCTGCTGGGCGACGACGACCCCCGGACCCTCAACGCGGAGAACAACCTC includes these proteins:
- the fxsT gene encoding FxSxx-COOH system tetratricopeptide repeat protein codes for the protein MNGDERPLLIEPVVGWLSEVGPGVVQCVGVDLRGPLNARDEEDSEAWPYEEEELAFSVSLDGAPHFVCEVLDDPGLVLHRFGGTYGPARFLVTAGPATGPGVLRLTISNQWGAPVRRAELPCRIQESAEPVGTWAGKYAGRPPDSEDVDETVGAEPPERNSGPVTARRPRPDTSAPAPDTSAPAPDTSAPPAPSSPSPSGADGAITLSYADSDRAWAAWTADRLERRGVTVHRKRRDPRTGDSPADTLRALARTGGRILLLLSSRYVRLAGHGREEWDRALREVVGPERERFAAIWFTHTAPLRGAVSLLDPLELYGVGADDAERRLLVRLGLPTGPLPEDVAARPGPHHPAHTPEVWGGVPRRNTRFTGREELLAGIGEAFHSGAPDGATVTLSGMPGVGKTQLAAEYVHRFGFEYDVVWWVPADRRAATRQKLAELAPELGLSTGPEYGERLRAVHESLRRGEPHERWLVVLDGADEPDQIRDLVPAGTGHVLITSRSTGEEEGRRDTPVEVPAYRREESVDFIRRRAPRLTRAEADRLAEALEDLPLLLDQTAGWLTDSGLPVEEYLGLLEHPRRHDVVKVSADYPLAFHTGWSVQLTQLRESAPESYELLRLCAFFAPGSIPVRLLDGAALPGPLADDARRARAVRHLVDRSAVRLEADPDPLAAVDGEALQIHRMVHQFVRDGIAGSDRPVYREAARRALAAADPGDPADIRHWPAYAALTPHLKWAEVLESEEPPVQRLVLNCLRYMYLSGEYGSGVRFAAPAMESWQALLGPAHPRIRDLSHHYANLLRALGDYTRSEAVERTTAEFLAAERGELDPDHLRAAGGLAADLRGLGRYREALDLSLSIRDRYRRLLGDDDPRTLNAENNLAVSLRLLGRYRQALEADEFTLERRRAVLPERAPATLYSEINLAMDLRLLGRHREAETALRQTARHHLRWMGGNNPQTLRAQYHLTLCQYALEGARSALPALTATRDSSLRLLGEHDPLTLLITTAAAGAEREAGDPGRALELHEQVVDGYRRMLGERHPYTVGTQGNLGLMRWALGDRDHGYDEIERARTRMSWAVGESHPWTIGCALNAVLMRARTGRPGAAVELGRATCERANAELGSRHPLSVRCYAAIATVPADTEPDFWLFEPLII